The Culex quinquefasciatus strain JHB chromosome 2, VPISU_Cqui_1.0_pri_paternal, whole genome shotgun sequence genome contains the following window.
atcagcaacttatggtccgatttttaatgttaaaatatgaaacatttgtaaaatttttcaatcttgtagaaaacaatatttacagttttttttaatcaaaactaacatttcaaaagggcatagCGGGTACCTTATActtatcaagactaacatttcaaaagggcataatactgaacttttggcccttttgaattgttagtcttgatttaaatagtCCATATGTTTAATGATTCGAggttttcggcaaaattgtagcaagtgatgaaaaattcaaggcAATATAAATAATACATTATCATAATTTCTAGGGACTGTCAAAATGTGTTTCCAAAAATGTACActtgtataaaaatttaataaaatttaatatgcTTAGTACAAGAAATAACATTACGCAGTTAGACCGTCCAATTTCCCGCCTCGGGCAAAAATTTCCCAAGAATTCTATGGATTTCGCGACAAAAAATATATCCCGTTTCCCggggaatttgtaaatttccctagaattctcaaaattcgagcgGAAGTACACATTTTGCtaactttttggcaccaatgttttgaaaatttgcaagaTAAAATAATGAGAGAACCTATCTTGATTCTACTGTTCAAATTGAACTAATCAGCCCgtcttttaatttcatttcaaggattattaaatatgaaaaacttGTAACGTTTAATTTTAAACCACTTTTTGAGCTATGAATATTATTATCTGATTATTATCTGATATTATTTTAAGCGAAGTAATTTATCTCcattcaaaatcattaaaaaacaacttcgtatcatatgaaagGTTCCCAAATAATtcaaacataattcaaaaactcgcttcaaatacatgaaaacttttatttgtgGTTTCATGAAATAATGATCAAGAAATAAAGCACGAGAAGTAAGTTTTTAAGGTagattcaatgattatttatacAAAAGCTGAAACCAGTTAGccttattttgaagaaaaaatccaTGAATAGCATAATTTCGgcatgattttctttttttcaactttatcaTTCAATATTATTCCAAACATATTTAATCGAATTGGtcacagagacaaatttaaagcCATTCACGACTTTTTTTTACTagatcctataaacaaatgtataCATTGAGTTTATGCCTTTCACACCATATTTCAATGTCAATTGGAGAAAGTGGGATAAATTCAatatttacatttgtttataggactcattaaaaaaagtctaaaatttTATGGTCGTGGGGTATGTATTTTAATTACTGTCCAAAATCTTTGATTTGAATATtaatacttctcaacaaaaaatacgaaTGACAATGTATTGATTTGATACGATTTGAAAACAgcttataaaattagaaaatttatatattttctaaaagttgtgagattttttacaagcagccaaGTCATTAATGGATACAATTGCTGTttgatacaattttgttgcaaaataataATTAGAAGCAGGATCAGAATTATTTccgataaattttaaattttccaggATATCCCAAGAATTTAGCAACCCCAAGAAATTGaactgtttcaaatattttttaaagtttttgcctCGCTTCCCCATTCAAAATCGGTCCTTAAaattagggacctacatagggaaatgaaatgttctgggagaattttcaaacacccaaagtcattcaaatttaaggttgaaaacttgtagtttttttttgtgttggcaCTTTTattgtaccgaacaagcacaaacataataaaaactaccagattattatcaacaacagttgtacaatacttgtaattgttataagtctcgttcagggggcaaaaacaacatttttttaacttcaaaattttaatgtaaacttaacaaaaaagCTACTTAGATAAAGCtcctcactattttttttttcattccttcCAGATGGCGCCAGGAAAAGAAGGTCCTATCGCAGCTGGAATCGCTCGCGTCTCGTCTCCAGCTGACGACCCCGACACCGACCACGCCGTTCAACGGAACAACGGTGGGGGCACCCCTCACCACCAACGGATTGAACTCGCTGCGGGCGAGCAAACGCAGCCAGATGAGCCGCCGACCGTCGACCGGGTTTGACAACCCGGGCTACGTTCCTGGCGTTGAGACCAACTCGGTGGACATTGTGCAGCAGTACACGGCGTATAACAATCTGTACGGGTCTCAGAGCGAGTTCAACGCTAGTATATTCGGTTTGAACCCGTCGCAATACATTGGACCTCCGCCGCCGGCGCTTGGTCCGGAGTGCAAGAAGACGCAATCGCTGCTGGATCTTCGATTCATTTTTCCGCCCAAATTTCTAGGATCtagcaacaataacaacaacatcGAGAAGAAAGCTCCAGCCAAAGAGGGAAAGGGAACGGATGAGACGGATAGCAGTAGCGTGTTGAACAACAACCTCAAGAACAAGATCAACAACAAGCTCAATGAAAGTGGAAAGGGCATCAAAGACAGCAACAGTGTGATCGAGATGAATACCGACCCGACGTCGGGTGCGGTCAACGATCCGATCTACTACACGATTGAGTCCAACAAAACCAGCAAGATCCTTGGCCGGAACTGCGTTTCGCTGGAGAACCTCGGCAACATCACCCTGACCGAGTCACCACTGCCATACAAGAAGAACGACTTTGCTCAGTATCGGTACGGGAACAACCTGCTCAAGAACTACGCGCTCAATCCGTGGAACGTGATCGCGTACAACCCGGCTTACAGCGCGTACCCACCGGCGTACTTCCACTACGCCCACCAAATGCACCCGTACCACATGTACCACATGCACCACAACAACTTCCCACCGGCAGCGGGCACTCCCGGTGGAATGGCCAACGGAGGCGGAGGCGGTGGTGGTGGCTACTTTGCAGCACCTCATCACGCGATGCACGGAGGAGGCGGTCATCACATGCACCACGGCCTGGGACCAGGAGGTGGCGGGATGGCGGCACCGTACAGTGCGACCCACTCGACGCTCAGCTATGGGTACAGCAACGCGTACCTCAACAGTGCAAACAACAGCCGGCAGTCGTTGGGCAACGAGTCGGACGACTTCCGGAAGTACCGGGATGTGGCGCTGTGAgggagaggaggaggagaaggtgGCCGGGACCGGGAAATGTGCATAGACGAGAGAGTTGTTTTACGAGATGAATATATTTATTTAGTGGTTAGGAGACGCGATAGTGTTACAAATTTAGGGCGGTGAAGCGAAGAAATAATActcgaaaataaaattgaagaaacagAAGTGGTGCAACGAGGACATCACGTATAAGTAGACAAAGAATCAATAGTGTCACAGTTACCTTGTAAAACCTAAGAACAATACACTGTATAGAGACAAAGACAATAAAATGCAACGAAACATAACTTTTAAACGGAACAATTCGTTTTTTTCATTGCGATATCACAGTCTTGTTCCAACCTACAATAAGCTtcgaaaagattgcaaaaatgttatgtCGTTTTAgagtacagttaaacctcgcatagtgcgcaggcgttacgtTTTGTATTTCTTCGCCTACTCTAAAATGACATAATATgtttgcaatctttttgaagCTAATTGTAGATGGGCACAAGACGAATCAATTGcttaaaaaagattgcaaaaatattacgacaaatttgacaaatcgaCAAactacaaagcgtaacgcctgcgcactatgcgatGTTTAACtgtatgtacacagaaaaattattttacgccgaggcgttacgctttttatttcattGTTCTCCCATAATTATTGcaaggtcttttgtggtctctattgaacGACTCCACCGaagcttggtttggtgtgttgtttgtttgtttgtataaCCTGGAAGACGACTCCCACACCTGGAATAACTTAAGcgtggtaagcgtggttgcatcTCACCCTAGTTGGTCTAGGTTTGATCCCAGTCGGCCCCGGTGGAATTTttagagacgagatttgtctgattaagccttccatcggatgggaaagtaaatgttggtccctgCCTAACCTAGAAATTAGTCCAGGtgtaggtgtaggagtcgtctcttgAAAACAACTATTTCAGTGGAGTCACTGGTCTACAGTtgtactcacaatccaaaggtcgtcagttcgaatcccgaggtggatggGAGCTTATAGGTCAAAGGATTGCTTGAAATTGTGAAGCCTTAGGATACGCTCCGATCGGTCCTTGTCAGCCcgattttgattttgagtacacccagaactgggcatcggcatacgagagaataaagagcacgattcggtagtaaaatggtactgtgtgcggactgagaggataaatcccgaaattaccgagagtactttactcatgggttcatcttcaaaaaagttcatctatcaaaaaaaaaagtaccggtaccgagactcgaacccaagaccttcggcatattgaaccgtgcctttgccgtgtGGGCCACCGTGGTTCGGTGACAAAGTGGCGGTCatgtgtccatataagccactcaataggatgaactgttccaatgaacgaatgaacacgcgagaggactatactctcgcaaaatagcacttttctcacgtttcttttcgtgaggactatcctctcgttctttaactttgggtgtaggaaGCTCGCAATAGAAAACGCCAAGGTAATGCTGttgagcgaacaatttgatttaattCCTAACTTCTAAACATTAAAAAGGGTTATGGATGACGCTGCAGGAATAAGTTGTCTCTGTACATTTACTGTGTGTTTCGCTCAGTACTTGTACAGAGCCAAATTAGAAGGCTAAAAGACttgatcacacacacacatacttccTCAAATGGCccttcgctgacttagtttccgtcctttatatcttcttctatgactcctagtcgacctatccacctaaaatttcattatctttcttctaaaatttgcgtcagatttcaccgataaagaccgattagattaaattaacaaaattgagaaaacaaaatacaaagaaTCGTTGTGCCAGAGCCAGAGAAAACGACCTATTACAAAACGTAACGCATCTGCAAAAAAGAGGTTACTCTGTACACTACATAATAATCTGTGGTAAGACAATTTCGTAACGCTTAGCACTGAAAATCGCCGTGATGTTGGCAAAAAAACGAGCATTTACCCTCTGAGGAATGAAACGCCAGATAAGTCTGATGGTTTAATAAAATCGGGCAGACGAAGGTCGATCGGACCGTTAAATTTCTTAGCGGGTAGTCACTCctgttttattcatttttgagCTTGCGTTACGTAATGTTACGAACCGTGGAAACACATTtaataaactaaaaactatATCCACCTCGTTggtgtagtattttttttcctctAAAATGTAGCAATAGCCATCcttaaaatgttagaaaaataagcttcagTCACACTGACCAACTCATAACTTGTGATAGGGTTGTCACATATAGAGCtccctctttttacgcgatgcgttacgtttttctaatttgtcgatttctctaaaacgacgcaacatttttgcaacctTTTAAaggcaatttgtaggttttgttcagctctacaaaacgctttttgaagcttgcaaaaatattgcatggttttaaagaaatcgacgaaataaaaagcgtaacgccaccgcgtaaaaagaggtttctctgtacaaTTATACAATTATGCACAGGCGTTACTACAAAAAACCAGATTTTCCAACCGTTCACAAGTTATAGTGCTCCTTAAACCAGTTACCTTCTCAAAAATCATCCAACTTCTAGCG
Protein-coding sequences here:
- the LOC6031935 gene encoding uncharacterized protein LOC6031935, with the translated sequence MGYFSKRNIFIYCCFSACLSLITYLVAFSCEVSWILEAKGTLPIPSYLLCAEYFILFISSAILIHGLSTGISWGLLSWSIIIGVLSVPELALVMYMTIQYWGLQSAHGLTELIGYLVRLIVNCLALLCVIPTALRWRQEKKVLSQLESLASRLQLTTPTPTTPFNGTTVGAPLTTNGLNSLRASKRSQMSRRPSTGFDNPGYVPGVETNSVDIVQQYTAYNNLYGSQSEFNASIFGLNPSQYIGPPPPALGPECKKTQSLLDLRFIFPPKFLGSSNNNNNIEKKAPAKEGKGTDETDSSSVLNNNLKNKINNKLNESGKGIKDSNSVIEMNTDPTSGAVNDPIYYTIESNKTSKILGRNCVSLENLGNITLTESPLPYKKNDFAQYRYGNNLLKNYALNPWNVIAYNPAYSAYPPAYFHYAHQMHPYHMYHMHHNNFPPAAGTPGGMANGGGGGGGGYFAAPHHAMHGGGGHHMHHGLGPGGGGMAAPYSATHSTLSYGYSNAYLNSANNSRQSLGNESDDFRKYRDVAL